One part of the Equus asinus isolate D_3611 breed Donkey chromosome 6, EquAss-T2T_v2, whole genome shotgun sequence genome encodes these proteins:
- the OXER1 gene encoding oxoeicosanoid receptor 1 — translation MEFHNLSSPSLLPPLSLSTLPPSPSPSAFTTALGSPGETSKAPCHPASSPTVSAFLAPILCVEFVLGLVGNSLALFIFCCRTRPWTSNTVFLVSLVIADFLLIINLPLRVDYYFRHEIWRFKAAACKINLFMLSTNRTASVVFLTAIALNRYLKVVRPHHPLSRASVQAAAWVAGGLWGGILLLNGHLLLTTYSNSSCLSYRLGTSPSASLRWHQALYVLEFFLPLALILFAIVSIGLTIRRRSLGGQAGPRRAMRVLAVVVAVYTICFLPSVIFGLASMVAFRLRACSTLDICSQLFHSSLAFTYLNSVLDPVLYCFSSPKFLRQARALLGLSQSREDPAKDESSYEPSTRRRTTTRKVGTAGKLQKEVSLEVSLE, via the coding sequence ATGGAATTTCATAACCTgagctctccctctctccttcctcctctctctctctctactctccctccatccccctccccctctgccttCACCACTGCCTTGGGGTCACCTGGAGAGACCTCGAAGGCCCCGTGCCACCCAGCCTCTTCCCCTACAGTGTCTGCCTTCCTGGCTCCCATCCTGTGCGTGGAGTTTGTCCTGGGCCTGGTGGGGAACAGCTTGGCACTCTTCATCTTCTGCTGCCGAACGCGGCCCTGGACGTCCAACACGGTGTTCCTGGTCAGCCTGGTCATCGCGGACTTTCTCCTGATCATCAACCTGCCCCTCCGCGTGGACTACTACTTCCGCCACGAGATTTGGCGCTTTAAGGCCGCTGCCTGCAAAATCAACCTCTTCATGCTGTCCACCAACCGCACAGCCAGCGTGGTCTTCCTCACGGCCATCGCGCTCAACCGCTACCTGAAGGTGGTGCGGCCCCACCACCCGCTGAGCCGGGCCTCAGTGCAGGCGGCCGCCTGGGTGGCGGGGGGACTCTGGGGGGGCATCCTGCTCCTCAATGGGCACCTGCTCCTGACCACCTATTCCAACTCCTCCTGCCTTAGTTACCGGCTGGGCACGAGCCCCTCGGCCTCACTCCGCTGGCACCAGGCGCTGTATGTGTTGGAATTCTTCCTGCCGCTGGCGCTCATCCTCTTTGCCATCGTGAGCATCGGGCTCACCATCCGGCGCcgcagcctgggagggcaggcgGGCCCGCGGAGGGCCATGCGCGTGCTGGCCGTGGTGGTGGCCGTCTACACCATCTGCTTCTTGCCCAGCGTCATCTTCGGCTTGGCTTCCATGGTGGCCTTCCGCCTGCGTGCCTGCTCCACCCTCGACATCTGCTCGCAGCTCTTCCACAGCTCCCTGGCCTTCACCTACCTCAACAGCGTCCTGGACCCGGTCCTCTACTGCTTCTCCAGCCCCAAATTCCTCCGCCAGGCTCGCGCCCTGCTGGGCCTCTCCCAGAGCCGGGAGGACCCAGCCAAAGACGAGAGCTCCTACGAGCCGTCCACCCGGCGCCGGACGACCACTAGGAAGGTGGGGACCGCAGGAAAGCTACAGAAGGAGGTCTCGTTGGAGGTCTCCCTGGAGTAA